A stretch of the Marivirga tractuosa DSM 4126 genome encodes the following:
- a CDS encoding RHS repeat domain-containing protein, which translates to MIKATDYIGSLILENDTLQFIQTAEGRVVPKTMDGVDKNEYQYHLKDHLGNVRTTFAVRDDNYATDFETAGNPYFDNYDEITILSNPLKKSGNYAHRLSGGGTDIVGLMKTLYVSKGDKVSAEVYGKYLDAQFTNDEINGAALVNALVTMLGGGTLTGEGTIIENNLNSDFISAAMADGSEEESPKAYLNYIMLDENFNYVNSGFERLSESAADPGVGSGTHQKLTFEEIQIEEDGYLMVFLSNESQQSVEVFWDDFRVDHHYNAVLQADDYYPFGLTFNSYQRSYSKANNHKYNQGTGDKTFQGAEGKFFRTERVPELGWDLTKFRAYDPALGRFMNIDPMADKFSQESLTPYQYSFNNPIRFNDPYGDCPICPETAVEGFKAFGQMMSREFNKGLDAVVSFVGPDSNFEGAGEEVAGGIPLVTAVDMPSESTKTTAEKTEATLNIDLLLVSSGGGAGKHSGSSDPSVDIAESLSKVKELFAEGSSGNSASSNENVQNGNKSSASGSGNEIELDTLRKNSFFQLNGRAGYDFQIRRDFGNGNIDTVETEFIFKSVIGI; encoded by the coding sequence TTGATAAAAGCTACGGACTATATCGGCTCACTCATCTTAGAAAATGACACCTTGCAGTTTATCCAAACCGCAGAGGGCAGGGTAGTGCCCAAAACCATGGACGGAGTCGATAAAAATGAATACCAGTACCACTTGAAAGATCATTTGGGCAATGTACGTACAACCTTTGCCGTGAGAGATGATAATTATGCCACTGATTTTGAGACAGCTGGCAATCCTTATTTTGATAATTATGATGAGATTACCATTTTAAGTAATCCACTGAAAAAGAGCGGCAATTATGCACACCGATTAAGTGGCGGTGGCACGGATATAGTAGGTTTGATGAAAACCCTTTACGTAAGCAAGGGCGATAAAGTCAGTGCAGAAGTATATGGTAAATATTTAGATGCCCAGTTTACCAACGATGAAATTAACGGGGCAGCATTGGTGAATGCTTTGGTTACCATGTTGGGTGGTGGAACGCTAACCGGTGAAGGGACAATAATAGAAAATAACCTGAATTCAGATTTTATTTCAGCTGCCATGGCAGACGGGAGCGAAGAAGAAAGCCCTAAAGCCTATTTGAACTATATCATGCTGGATGAAAATTTCAATTATGTAAATTCAGGCTTTGAAAGATTGTCAGAAAGTGCAGCTGACCCAGGAGTTGGCAGTGGTACGCACCAAAAACTTACTTTTGAGGAAATACAAATAGAAGAGGATGGCTATCTGATGGTGTTCTTGAGCAACGAAAGCCAGCAATCCGTTGAGGTCTTCTGGGACGATTTTAGGGTCGACCACCATTATAATGCGGTGCTGCAAGCGGATGATTACTATCCCTTTGGTCTAACTTTTAACTCCTACCAAAGGAGTTATTCAAAGGCTAATAACCATAAGTATAATCAAGGAACTGGTGATAAAACATTTCAAGGAGCGGAAGGAAAGTTTTTTAGAACAGAGAGAGTACCAGAACTTGGATGGGATTTGACAAAATTTAGGGCATATGATCCAGCTTTAGGTAGATTTATGAATATTGATCCTATGGCTGACAAATTTTCACAAGAAAGTCTTACGCCATACCAATACTCATTCAATAATCCTATACGGTTTAATGATCCGTACGGTGATTGTCCGATTTGTCCTGAAACTGCAGTTGAAGGATTTAAGGCATTTGGCCAAATGATGAGTCGGGAATTTAATAAAGGGTTAGATGCTGTCGTAAGCTTTGTAGGCCCAGATTCAAATTTTGAAGGAGCTGGAGAAGAGGTCGCTGGTGGAATCCCACTAGTGACGGCTGTTGATATGCCTTCAGAATCTACAAAAACCACCGCAGAAAAGACCGAAGCAACATTAAATATTGACCTACTTTTGGTTTCGTCTGGGGGTGGAGCTGGTAAGCATAGTGGTTCAAGTGATCCGTCTGTAGATATTGCAGAATCCTTAAGCAAGGTAAAAGAATTATTTGCCGAAGGTAGTAGTGGTAATTCTGCAAGCTCAAATGAAAATGTGCAAAATGGAAATAAGTCAAGTGCATCGGGAAGTGGTAATGAGATTGAACTTGATACATTAAGAAAAAATAGTTTCTTCCAGCTGAATGGTAGAGCGGGGTACGATTTTCAAATAAGAAGGGATTTTGGCAATGGAAATATTGATACAGTTGAAACAGAATTTATTTTTAAATCAGTAATTGGAATTTAA
- a CDS encoding IPT/TIG domain-containing protein has translation MIDQIKKFSTFSILLFLMFGCSITDYDYDFPTIEESSIESISEEGVVLSAKISKNKSAYEITEYGFIWWQNSVRKVTKTFEEPLEADEFSFTISSGLAANESYFYTPYIKFGNIKAEGEITEFISKGSQAVVFDDFYPKVISWTDTLYIEGKNFSFHPYDLNVYVDQRLIQIVEVTDTKIKAFLPLNLTKRINNVSIRATGIEVKSDDQLTLLMPEIIDFTPKRAKEGDKIQITVKNLLPLPYTFNKFYWGDQEFFVHEERGNLITVEMLSGSNVTGSKKIRAEIANTEFFAESDEDLIFVDN, from the coding sequence ATGATAGATCAAATTAAAAAATTCAGCACCTTTTCGATATTATTATTTTTGATGTTTGGCTGTAGCATTACGGATTATGATTATGATTTTCCGACTATTGAAGAATCTTCAATAGAAAGTATATCAGAGGAGGGCGTAGTTTTATCTGCAAAAATCTCAAAAAATAAGTCCGCCTATGAAATTACTGAATATGGATTTATTTGGTGGCAGAATTCTGTAAGAAAAGTGACGAAAACATTTGAGGAGCCTCTAGAAGCAGATGAATTTAGTTTTACAATATCATCAGGATTGGCAGCCAACGAATCCTATTTTTATACTCCTTACATAAAATTTGGTAATATAAAAGCAGAAGGGGAAATAACAGAATTTATTAGCAAGGGAAGCCAAGCTGTAGTTTTTGATGATTTTTATCCTAAAGTAATTTCTTGGACAGATACTCTTTATATTGAAGGAAAGAACTTTAGTTTTCACCCTTATGATTTAAATGTCTATGTGGATCAAAGGCTAATTCAAATTGTAGAAGTGACCGATACTAAAATAAAGGCATTTCTACCACTCAATTTGACTAAAAGAATAAATAATGTATCCATAAGAGCTACTGGAATAGAAGTAAAATCAGATGATCAACTTACATTGTTAATGCCTGAGATTATAGACTTTACACCTAAACGAGCCAAAGAAGGTGATAAAATACAAATAACTGTCAAAAACCTTCTTCCACTTCCTTATACCTTCAATAAATTTTATTGGGGTGATCAGGAGTTTTTCGTTCATGAAGAAAGGGGTAATTTAATCACAGTGGAAATGCTATCTGGGTCAAATGTAACAGGGAGCAAAAAAATTAGAGCGGAAATAGCCAACACTGAGTTTTTTGCAGAATCAGATGAGGACTTAATTTTTGTGGATAATTAA
- a CDS encoding toxin-antitoxin system YwqK family antitoxin produces the protein MEVKEYYESGELRYTGQKVEGKRQGEWSVYDKDGNVIEKLTYSNDSLNFRQTFIDGNLAIEEELTDSIKHGELRIYYENGNLKALTNYVYGKEQGLSKDYYPNGNINTIYINKGGKTVNFKQYYSNGSIFAEADTFGEGVVSFSDSLGNRTYDVMYNNGEIIDTVKSY, from the coding sequence ATGGAAGTAAAAGAATATTATGAATCAGGTGAGTTAAGATACACTGGTCAAAAAGTAGAAGGAAAGAGACAAGGAGAATGGTCAGTTTATGATAAAGATGGAAATGTTATTGAAAAACTTACATATAGTAATGATTCATTAAATTTTCGACAAACCTTCATAGATGGAAATCTGGCTATTGAAGAGGAGCTTACGGATTCTATAAAGCATGGTGAGTTAAGAATATATTATGAAAATGGGAACCTTAAAGCCTTAACTAATTATGTATACGGCAAAGAACAGGGGTTGTCAAAAGACTATTACCCTAATGGGAATATTAATACTATTTACATAAATAAAGGAGGTAAAACCGTTAATTTTAAGCAGTATTATTCTAATGGTTCTATCTTTGCTGAGGCAGATACATTTGGGGAAGGAGTAGTAAGTTTCTCTGATTCTTTGGGTAATCGAACCTATGATGTAATGTATAATAATGGCGAAATAATTGATACTGTAAAGTCTTACTAA
- a CDS encoding ABC-F family ATP-binding cassette domain-containing protein, translating to MISADAVGVEFSGSTLFNNITFNINENDRIALMGKNGAGKSTLLKIIAGENKPTYGKISAPGDAVIAYLPQHLLTEDDSTVFEEASKAFAAILEMKNQMEWCNQQLETRTDYESDEYSKIIEQVSELSEKYYSIDDINVDAEVEKTLLGLGFLRSDFDRSTAEFSGGWRMRIELAKILLKKPDLILLDEPTNHLDIESVQWLEDFLINHAKAVMVISHDKTFVDNLTNRTIEITQGKIYDYKTNYSHYLELRKERREQQQKQFDDQAKQIAEIQQFIDRFKGTYSKTLQVQSRVKMFEKMEIVEVDEVDTAALNIKFPPAPRSGNYPVIADGLSKSYGDHVVFQDVSLTIARGEKIAFVGKNGEGKSTLVKAIMGEIDYEGELQVGHNSMIGYFAQNQAALLDGELSVFQTVDNIAKGDVRTKIKDMLGAFMFSGDALDKKVKVLSGGERTRLAMIKLLLQPVNLLILDEPTNHLDIKTKEILKDALKAFEGTMILVSHDRDFLDGLANKVFEFGNKRVKEHFEDIGGFLRNKKMENLKEIERKI from the coding sequence ATGATTTCAGCAGATGCAGTAGGCGTTGAATTTAGTGGCTCTACCCTATTTAATAACATTACTTTCAATATAAATGAGAATGACCGGATTGCCCTTATGGGTAAAAACGGTGCAGGTAAATCAACTTTACTTAAAATAATTGCGGGGGAAAATAAACCTACCTATGGTAAAATTTCTGCTCCCGGAGATGCCGTTATAGCCTACTTACCGCAACATCTTTTAACAGAAGACGACTCTACAGTTTTTGAAGAAGCTTCCAAAGCATTTGCTGCCATTTTGGAAATGAAAAATCAAATGGAGTGGTGCAATCAGCAGTTAGAAACACGCACCGACTATGAATCTGATGAGTACAGTAAGATCATTGAGCAAGTTTCAGAACTTAGCGAAAAATACTATAGCATTGATGATATTAATGTGGATGCTGAGGTTGAGAAAACTTTGCTTGGTTTAGGATTTCTACGATCTGATTTTGATCGCTCTACTGCTGAATTTAGTGGTGGATGGCGAATGCGCATAGAATTGGCGAAAATTCTATTGAAAAAACCTGATTTAATCCTACTAGATGAGCCAACCAATCATTTGGATATTGAGTCAGTGCAGTGGTTGGAAGATTTTTTAATAAACCATGCCAAAGCAGTGATGGTCATTAGTCACGATAAAACTTTTGTGGATAATTTAACCAATCGAACTATTGAAATAACCCAGGGCAAAATTTACGATTATAAAACCAACTACTCACACTATTTGGAACTCCGAAAAGAGAGACGTGAACAACAGCAAAAGCAATTTGATGACCAAGCAAAACAGATAGCTGAAATTCAGCAGTTTATAGATCGGTTCAAAGGCACTTATTCCAAAACGCTTCAGGTTCAATCACGTGTGAAAATGTTTGAAAAAATGGAGATTGTAGAAGTCGATGAAGTAGATACCGCTGCACTGAACATAAAGTTCCCTCCTGCCCCGCGTTCTGGCAATTATCCGGTCATTGCCGATGGTTTAAGTAAATCCTATGGCGATCACGTTGTATTCCAAGATGTATCCCTGACTATTGCTCGAGGCGAAAAAATTGCTTTCGTGGGTAAAAATGGTGAAGGTAAATCAACCTTAGTGAAAGCCATTATGGGTGAAATTGATTATGAAGGTGAATTACAAGTTGGCCATAATAGCATGATTGGCTACTTTGCGCAAAACCAGGCGGCTTTATTAGATGGCGAGCTAAGTGTTTTCCAAACCGTTGATAATATTGCAAAGGGAGATGTAAGAACTAAAATTAAAGATATGTTAGGTGCTTTTATGTTTAGTGGTGATGCACTAGATAAAAAAGTAAAAGTACTTTCCGGTGGAGAGCGCACCCGATTGGCGATGATCAAATTACTGCTTCAGCCTGTTAACTTGCTCATTCTGGATGAACCCACCAACCATCTGGACATCAAAACAAAAGAGATCTTAAAGGATGCTTTAAAAGCTTTTGAGGGCACTATGATATTAGTTTCTCACGATAGGGATTTCCTCGATGGTTTAGCTAATAAAGTATTTGAATTTGGCAACAAGCGTGTAAAAGAACATTTCGAAGATATTGGCGGATTCCTTCGTAATAAGAAAATGGAAAACTTGAAGGAGATCGAGCGGAAGATTTGA
- a CDS encoding SOS response-associated peptidase, translating to MCYDVSYITQKKKKYAKRHPDKDMSALENLFDEKGEPIKPIFHITGFEHPKLPVITNENPDEFNLFQWGLIPFWTKDEKQANEMHNKTINARGESIFEKPAFRKAATDRRCIVMVDGFFEHHHKQKQLVPYYISLKDNSPISLAGIWEEWENPETGKRLSTVSVVTTKANPLMAEIHNNPKLKEARMPLILPEELESEWLMSIQEKSSEGQVKALIQPYDEDLMQAWPVKPIRGKKNKLQSADIIEKHEVGEQLGLF from the coding sequence ATGTGTTATGATGTCAGCTATATCACGCAGAAGAAAAAAAAATATGCTAAAAGGCATCCTGATAAGGACATGAGTGCTTTGGAGAATTTATTTGATGAAAAAGGTGAGCCTATCAAACCAATATTCCATATTACTGGCTTTGAACATCCTAAATTGCCCGTCATTACCAATGAAAACCCTGATGAATTTAATTTATTTCAATGGGGATTGATCCCTTTTTGGACGAAAGATGAGAAACAGGCAAATGAGATGCATAATAAAACCATTAATGCCCGAGGGGAAAGCATATTTGAAAAACCAGCCTTTAGAAAAGCAGCAACAGACAGAAGATGCATTGTAATGGTTGATGGATTTTTTGAACATCATCATAAACAAAAGCAATTGGTTCCTTATTATATTAGCTTGAAGGATAATAGCCCTATTAGCTTAGCGGGAATTTGGGAAGAATGGGAAAATCCGGAAACAGGTAAAAGGCTATCGACAGTGAGCGTAGTCACCACAAAAGCCAATCCTTTAATGGCTGAAATTCACAATAACCCGAAATTGAAAGAAGCCAGAATGCCATTGATTTTACCAGAAGAGTTGGAATCAGAATGGCTCATGAGCATTCAAGAAAAAAGTAGTGAGGGACAAGTAAAAGCCCTTATACAGCCCTATGATGAAGATTTGATGCAAGCATGGCCAGTTAAACCTATTAGAGGTAAGAAGAATAAGTTACAATCTGCTGATATCATTGAAAAGCATGAGGTTGGAGAGCAATTAGGGTTGTTTTAA